The Flammeovirgaceae bacterium genome contains a region encoding:
- a CDS encoding ketoacyl-ACP synthase III, translating to MKTLHAAITGVGGYVPDYILTNKELETMVDTNDEWITTRTGIKERRILKGEGLGTSFIVTKAVKELLQKTKTDPKEIDAIIVATVTPDMPFPATANLVADQVGAVNAFSYDLSAACSGFLYALTTGAKYIESGSYKKVIVAGADKMSSIINYKDRTTCVIFGDGGGAVLLEPTTENLGVLDSILRSDGSGAVYLNMKAGGSRMPATHASVDANLHYVFQDGQPVFKFAVTKMAEVSAEIAGRNNLKGEDIQWLVPHQANKRIIDATASRMGIGDDKVMMNIEKYGNTTAGTIPLLFWDYESKLKKGDNLILAAFGGGFTWGAIYVKWAYDGAAVSNKK from the coding sequence ATGAAAACACTTCACGCAGCCATTACCGGAGTCGGTGGTTATGTTCCCGACTACATCCTGACCAACAAAGAACTTGAAACCATGGTGGATACCAATGACGAATGGATTACCACCCGTACAGGTATTAAGGAAAGAAGAATTCTGAAAGGCGAAGGGCTTGGAACTTCTTTCATAGTTACCAAAGCCGTAAAGGAATTGTTACAAAAAACCAAAACCGATCCGAAGGAAATTGACGCCATCATTGTAGCTACCGTTACCCCAGATATGCCCTTTCCGGCAACCGCCAACCTGGTGGCCGATCAGGTGGGTGCCGTTAATGCATTCAGCTATGACTTAAGCGCAGCCTGTTCGGGCTTTTTATACGCTCTCACCACCGGTGCCAAATACATTGAGTCGGGTTCGTACAAAAAAGTTATTGTGGCGGGGGCCGATAAAATGTCATCTATTATTAATTATAAAGACCGCACCACCTGCGTTATTTTTGGCGATGGCGGGGGGGCTGTATTACTGGAGCCTACCACCGAGAACCTTGGTGTACTGGATTCCATTCTGCGCAGCGATGGTTCCGGTGCCGTTTACCTGAACATGAAAGCCGGAGGCAGTCGTATGCCGGCCACGCATGCTTCAGTGGATGCCAACCTGCATTATGTATTTCAGGATGGCCAGCCGGTATTCAAATTTGCCGTAACCAAAATGGCCGAGGTCTCGGCCGAAATAGCCGGGCGTAACAACCTGAAAGGCGAAGACATCCAGTGGCTCGTACCGCACCAGGCCAACAAACGCATTATTGACGCTACCGCCAGTCGTATGGGCATTGGCGATGACAAAGTGATGATGAACATCGAAAAGTACGGTAATACCACCGCGGGCACCATCCCCCTGTTATTCTGGGATTATGAAAGCAAACTAAAAAAAGGCGATAACCTTATTTTGGCCGCCTTTGGAGGAGGATTTACCTGGGGCGCCATTTATGTAAAATGGGCCTACGATGGCGCAGCCGTATCGAATAAAAAATAA
- the rpmF gene encoding 50S ribosomal protein L32, with protein sequence MPNPKRKTSKTRRDKRRTHYKATAKQMVVCPTTGEHHLPHRAYWHEGKLYYNGKVVLEKEVLA encoded by the coding sequence ATGCCAAATCCGAAACGTAAAACCTCGAAGACCCGCAGAGATAAGCGTAGAACACACTACAAAGCCACCGCCAAGCAAATGGTGGTATGCCCCACTACCGGTGAACACCACCTGCCCCACCGCGCCTACTGGCACGAAGGCAAACTTTACTACAACGGTAAAGTGGTGTTAGAGAAAGAAGTTCTCGCTTAA